The Stenotrophomonas rhizophila genome has a window encoding:
- a CDS encoding PilT/PilU family type 4a pilus ATPase, whose protein sequence is MDIGYFLKLMTEKNASDMFLTTGAPVYIKIEGKLYPLGNTGLPPGMVKKIAYSLMDEGQVPQFERDLELNMAIALPDAGRFRVNVFKQRGEVGMVIRAIRSKIPSIEELNLPQVLKDVIMTPRGLVLVVGSTGSGKSTSLASMIDHRNSTTTGHILTIEDPIEYLHKHKMSIVNQREVGLDTHAFHNALKNAMREAPDVILIGEILDSETMEAAIAFAETGHLCLATLHSNNADQTIERILNFFPESAHRNVLMNLSLNLRAVISQRLVKGQDGRRLPATEVLINTPMIRDLLRRGQVHEIKPAMEASLEEGMESFDQCLFRMAKGGIIEQEEALRAADSRDGLALKFRLSEGGSGEHDPYADYSAATPAAITHGF, encoded by the coding sequence ATGGATATCGGCTATTTCCTGAAGCTGATGACCGAAAAGAACGCTTCGGACATGTTCTTGACCACCGGCGCCCCGGTGTACATCAAGATCGAAGGCAAGCTGTACCCGCTGGGCAATACCGGGCTGCCGCCCGGGATGGTCAAGAAAATCGCCTATTCGTTGATGGACGAGGGCCAGGTGCCCCAGTTCGAACGCGACCTTGAGCTCAACATGGCCATCGCCCTGCCGGATGCGGGACGCTTCCGCGTCAACGTGTTCAAGCAGCGCGGCGAGGTCGGCATGGTGATCCGTGCCATCCGCAGCAAGATTCCCAGCATCGAAGAGCTCAACCTGCCCCAGGTCCTCAAGGACGTCATCATGACCCCGCGCGGGCTGGTGCTGGTGGTGGGTTCGACCGGCTCGGGCAAGTCGACCTCGCTGGCGTCGATGATCGACCACCGCAACAGCACCACGACCGGGCACATCCTCACCATCGAGGACCCGATCGAGTACCTGCACAAGCACAAGATGTCGATCGTCAACCAGCGCGAGGTCGGGCTGGATACCCATGCCTTCCACAACGCGCTGAAGAACGCGATGCGTGAAGCGCCGGACGTGATCCTGATCGGCGAAATCCTCGATTCGGAAACGATGGAGGCGGCCATCGCCTTCGCCGAAACCGGTCACCTGTGCCTGGCCACGCTGCACTCCAACAACGCCGACCAGACCATCGAGCGCATCCTCAACTTCTTCCCCGAGAGCGCGCACCGCAACGTGCTGATGAACCTCTCGCTGAACCTGCGCGCGGTGATTTCCCAGCGCCTGGTCAAGGGCCAGGATGGGCGCCGCCTGCCGGCCACCGAAGTGTTGATCAACACGCCGATGATCCGCGACCTGCTGCGCCGCGGCCAGGTGCACGAGATCAAGCCGGCGATGGAAGCCTCGCTGGAAGAAGGCATGGAGAGTTTCGACCAGTGCCTGTTCCGCATGGCCAAGGGCGGCATCATCGAGCAGGAAGAAGCGCTGCGTGCGGCCGATTCGCGCGATGGCCTGGCCCTGAAGTTCCGCCTGTCCGAAGGCGGCAGCGGCGAGCATGACCCGTACGCGGATTATTCGGCGGCGACCCCGGCGGCGATCACGCACGGATTCTGA
- a CDS encoding TonB-dependent receptor: MPKHTLLVAALSAALATPLSAFALDAAAGPDASPDASASGESTTLAAVRVTGSNIKRTDTETANPVQVIGRQEIEATGKATVADLLRSISANTGNANNETTNNGWASGSAGIGLRGLSQKNTLVLLNGRRLANYGFPAGGLSDTFVNLNALPMVAVERIEVLKDGASAVYGSDAVAGVVNIITRQNFQGAELGGSVGTADQGGLDEQNLKFIGGIGDLDADGYNILVSLEGYNRERLDQDQRDLTKSGIYTDKPGGRWNGWSAKGARFLVNGTSVPMLDANGQCPDNTTLVPSAPIDGLPGNTCGYNLAPYTTLIPSTKRYQAYVNGTFKVNDNVEAFGEVIYSEIKGVSWFGSSPFFTLESGRFALNADTGLAEPVSSNLPASSPFNPYGRAIPIEYTFFNLGPTIKTNRSTAYRGVFGLRGSLQDWDWEVGAFGARSSERETVSGGFANRWTLADALATGSYNLLDPSATPQSVIDGINLSTLRPAESVLQGVDAKISGGLGSTWAGPIGFAAGLEWRREKLDSENPWQIDAGLQIRPAIAEVHGERKVTAAYAEVNVPLAERLELQAAARADHYSDFGDAFSPKLSLRWQPFDILLVRAAASKGFRAPSLSENSNSTSIAYGSVIDPRDPDVPGSRQNPTFFTVGNSDLKPERTKSYNLGLVLSPWSNTSLSVDYYRIELENLVGTNNTQTLVTNDVPGAVTRDERGKLLAVFNRYQNLSELKTSGFDVELRQRFPTEAAGDFSLSTAFTHVRDYSRPTVVGGPLVDYAGSNLGATLPKNKATTTLDWSYADFRTALTWYYTSGYDQKASAAATAVQDRVDSYSQFDLYLAYTGLEKLTLYAKIQNLADEEPPYDASFPGIRAPYDFSQYDLRGRYFTVGFDYRF; encoded by the coding sequence ATGCCCAAGCACACCCTTCTTGTGGCGGCCCTTTCCGCCGCCCTGGCTACGCCTTTGTCCGCGTTTGCCCTCGACGCCGCTGCTGGCCCCGATGCCAGCCCCGACGCCTCCGCCAGCGGCGAAAGCACCACCCTGGCTGCGGTGCGCGTCACCGGCTCCAACATCAAGCGCACCGACACCGAGACCGCCAACCCGGTGCAGGTGATCGGCCGCCAGGAAATCGAAGCCACCGGCAAGGCCACCGTTGCCGACCTGCTGCGCTCGATCTCGGCCAACACCGGCAACGCCAACAACGAAACCACCAACAACGGCTGGGCCTCGGGTTCGGCCGGCATCGGCCTGCGCGGCCTGTCGCAGAAGAACACGCTGGTGCTGCTCAACGGCCGCCGCCTGGCCAACTACGGCTTCCCCGCCGGCGGCCTTTCCGACACCTTCGTCAACCTCAATGCGCTGCCGATGGTCGCGGTGGAGCGCATCGAAGTGCTCAAGGACGGCGCCTCGGCCGTGTACGGCTCCGACGCCGTGGCCGGCGTGGTCAACATCATCACCCGGCAGAACTTCCAGGGTGCCGAACTGGGCGGCAGCGTCGGCACCGCCGACCAGGGCGGCCTGGACGAGCAGAACCTGAAGTTCATCGGTGGCATCGGTGACCTCGACGCCGATGGCTACAACATCCTGGTCAGCCTGGAAGGCTATAACCGCGAGCGCCTGGACCAGGACCAGCGTGACCTCACCAAGTCCGGCATCTACACCGATAAGCCCGGTGGCCGCTGGAACGGCTGGTCGGCCAAGGGCGCGCGCTTCCTGGTCAACGGCACCTCGGTGCCCATGCTCGACGCCAACGGGCAGTGCCCGGACAACACCACGCTGGTCCCCAGCGCGCCGATCGACGGCCTGCCCGGCAACACCTGCGGCTACAACCTCGCCCCGTACACGACGCTGATTCCCTCGACCAAGCGCTACCAGGCCTACGTCAACGGCACCTTCAAGGTGAACGACAACGTGGAAGCGTTCGGTGAAGTGATCTACAGCGAGATCAAGGGCGTGTCGTGGTTCGGCAGCAGCCCGTTCTTCACCCTGGAAAGCGGCCGCTTCGCGCTCAACGCCGATACCGGCCTGGCCGAGCCGGTGTCGTCCAACCTGCCGGCCAGCAGCCCGTTCAACCCCTACGGCCGCGCCATCCCGATCGAGTACACCTTCTTCAACCTCGGCCCGACCATCAAGACCAACCGCTCCACCGCTTACCGCGGCGTGTTCGGCCTGCGCGGCAGCCTGCAGGACTGGGACTGGGAAGTGGGCGCGTTCGGCGCGCGCAGCAGCGAGCGCGAAACCGTCTCCGGGGGCTTTGCCAACCGCTGGACCCTGGCCGATGCACTGGCCACCGGCAGCTACAACCTGCTCGATCCGTCGGCCACTCCGCAGTCAGTGATCGACGGCATCAACCTGAGCACCCTGCGCCCGGCCGAATCCGTGCTGCAGGGCGTGGACGCCAAGATCTCCGGCGGGCTGGGCAGCACCTGGGCCGGCCCGATCGGCTTCGCCGCTGGCCTGGAATGGCGCCGCGAAAAGCTGGATTCGGAAAACCCGTGGCAGATCGATGCGGGCCTGCAGATTCGCCCGGCCATCGCCGAGGTGCACGGCGAGCGCAAGGTCACCGCCGCCTACGCAGAAGTAAACGTGCCGCTGGCCGAGCGCCTGGAGCTGCAGGCCGCTGCGCGCGCCGACCACTACAGCGATTTCGGCGATGCATTCTCGCCCAAGCTGAGCCTGCGCTGGCAGCCGTTCGACATCCTGCTGGTGCGTGCCGCGGCCTCCAAGGGCTTCCGCGCGCCGTCGCTGTCGGAGAACTCCAACAGCACCAGCATCGCCTACGGCAGCGTGATCGATCCGCGCGACCCGGACGTGCCCGGCTCGCGCCAGAACCCGACCTTCTTCACCGTCGGCAACAGCGACCTGAAGCCGGAGCGGACCAAGAGCTACAACCTGGGCCTGGTGCTGTCGCCGTGGTCCAACACCAGCCTGAGCGTGGACTACTACCGCATCGAACTGGAAAACCTGGTGGGCACCAACAACACCCAGACCCTGGTCACCAACGATGTACCCGGCGCGGTCACCCGCGATGAGCGCGGCAAGCTGCTGGCGGTGTTCAACCGCTACCAGAACCTGAGCGAGCTCAAGACCTCGGGCTTCGACGTGGAGCTGCGCCAGCGCTTCCCGACCGAAGCGGCCGGTGACTTCTCGCTGTCCACCGCGTTCACCCACGTGCGCGACTACAGCCGCCCCACCGTGGTCGGCGGCCCGCTGGTGGATTACGCCGGCAGCAACCTCGGCGCCACCCTGCCCAAGAACAAGGCCACCACCACGCTGGACTGGAGCTACGCCGATTTCCGCACCGCGCTGACCTGGTACTACACCAGCGGCTACGACCAGAAGGCCAGTGCCGCGGCCACGGCCGTGCAGGACCGGGTGGATTCGTACAGCCAGTTCGATCTGTACCTGGCCTACACCGGGCTGGAGAAGCTGACCCTGTACGCGAAGATCCAGAACCTGGCCGATGAGGAACCGCCGTACGACGCCTCGTTCCCGGGCATCCGCGCGCCGTACGACTTCAGCCAGTACGACCTGCGCGGCCGCTACTTCACCGTCGGCTTCGATTACCGCTTCTAA
- a CDS encoding fumarylacetoacetate hydrolase family protein, which yields MKLGSLKEGGRDGTLIVVSRDLRHGVRATGIAATLQQALEDWSHLAPRLNALYESLNDGSADGVFDIDLQALAAPLPRAYEFVDGSAYLPHVERVRRARGAEVPESFYTDPLMYQATSAGFHGPRDAVKVVSEEYGIDLEAELVVITDDVPMAVTAEQAAGHIQLVGLVNDVSLRNLIPGELAKGFGFLQSKPRSALSPVFVTPDELGEAWQDSKVHLPLVTHVNGAWFGAPEAGVDMQFNFAQLVAHAAKTRPLGAGAIVGSGTIANEDTSKGASCFAEQRTVETLRDGKPSTPFMSFGDVVRIEMFDAAGESIFGAIEQRIEQAARP from the coding sequence ATGAAGCTTGGTTCTTTGAAGGAAGGCGGCCGCGACGGCACCCTGATCGTGGTCTCGCGCGACCTGCGCCATGGCGTGCGCGCCACCGGGATCGCCGCCACGCTGCAGCAGGCCCTGGAAGACTGGAGCCATCTGGCGCCGCGCCTGAACGCGTTGTACGAGTCGCTCAACGACGGCAGCGCCGATGGCGTGTTCGACATCGACCTGCAGGCACTGGCCGCGCCGCTGCCGCGCGCCTACGAATTCGTCGATGGCAGCGCCTACCTGCCGCATGTAGAGCGCGTGCGCCGCGCCCGTGGCGCAGAAGTGCCGGAAAGCTTTTACACCGATCCGCTGATGTACCAGGCCACCAGCGCCGGGTTCCATGGCCCGCGCGATGCCGTGAAGGTGGTCAGCGAGGAGTACGGCATCGACCTGGAAGCCGAGCTGGTGGTCATCACCGATGACGTGCCGATGGCGGTCACCGCCGAGCAGGCCGCCGGCCATATCCAGCTGGTCGGCCTGGTCAACGACGTCTCGCTGCGCAACCTGATCCCGGGCGAGCTGGCCAAGGGCTTCGGCTTCCTGCAGTCCAAGCCGCGTTCGGCGCTGTCGCCGGTGTTCGTCACCCCCGATGAGCTGGGCGAGGCCTGGCAGGACAGCAAGGTGCACCTGCCGCTGGTCACCCACGTCAACGGCGCCTGGTTCGGCGCGCCCGAAGCCGGCGTGGACATGCAGTTCAACTTCGCCCAGCTCGTCGCGCACGCGGCCAAGACCCGCCCGCTGGGCGCCGGTGCCATCGTCGGCTCGGGCACCATCGCCAACGAGGACACCAGCAAGGGGGCCTCCTGCTTTGCCGAGCAGCGCACCGTGGAAACCTTGCGCGACGGCAAGCCGAGCACGCCGTTCATGTCGTTCGGCGACGTGGTCCGCATTGAAATGTTCGATGCCGCCGGCGAGAGCATCTTCGGCGCCATCGAACAGCGCATCGAACAGGCAGCACGGCCCTGA
- the maiA gene encoding maleylacetoacetate isomerase — protein sequence MNTPADRIELFSYWRSSAAYRVRIGLNLKGLEHQITPVHLVRDGGQQHSEGYAALNPQELVPTLVHGDLVLHQSMAILEYLDEVFPEPPLLPDDAPGRARVRALAQLVACDLHPLNNLRVMQFFSDTWNVPQTEREDWTRHWMQVGFDAMERLLVESVDTGRFCHGDTPTLADCCLVPQLFNARRFNVDLGPYPTLVRIDEACLALPAFDAARPENQVDCAG from the coding sequence CTGAACACCCCGGCCGACCGCATCGAGCTGTTCAGCTACTGGCGCTCCAGCGCGGCCTACCGCGTGCGCATCGGTCTGAACCTCAAGGGCCTGGAACACCAGATCACCCCGGTGCACCTGGTCCGCGACGGCGGCCAGCAGCACAGCGAAGGGTATGCCGCGCTCAACCCGCAGGAGCTGGTGCCCACCCTGGTGCATGGGGATCTGGTGCTGCACCAGTCGATGGCGATCCTGGAGTACCTCGACGAGGTGTTTCCGGAGCCGCCGCTGCTGCCCGACGATGCCCCGGGCCGCGCCCGCGTGCGTGCGCTGGCACAGCTGGTGGCATGCGACCTGCACCCGCTCAACAACCTGCGCGTGATGCAGTTCTTCAGCGATACCTGGAACGTGCCGCAGACCGAGCGTGAGGACTGGACCCGGCACTGGATGCAGGTCGGCTTCGATGCGATGGAACGGCTGCTGGTCGAGTCGGTGGACACCGGGCGCTTCTGCCACGGCGACACACCGACCCTGGCCGATTGCTGCCTGGTGCCGCAGCTGTTCAACGCCCGCCGCTTCAACGTGGATCTGGGCCCGTACCCGACCCTGGTGCGGATCGACGAGGCGTGCCTGGCATTGCCGGCGTTCGATGCGGCGCGGCCTGAAAACCAGGTGGATTGCGCGGGGTGA
- a CDS encoding alpha/beta fold hydrolase: MRALVCLTLLLSATPSAFAQSCPDTSALEPARAVVRDLQRITTPNGIQEQYATPIGGVKQWLTIRGEDRANPVILFVHGGPASPVTPSVWQFQRPLEEYFTVVDWDQRGAGKTYAEASPDAIAPTLTIERYVEDAIEVAEHLRTHLGQRKVILMAHSWGTIVAMQAALKRPDLFHAYVGIGQIINQVENEKISFDYGLAQAKAHGNAKAVAELEAIAPYPGNTPITRERIITARTWPQYYGGLTAYRDDSKYYFGAARLSPDYTDADRCNIDKGSVLSLGPLLPQMLKVDFNPITRFPIPVVMFMGRHDYTTPTAPTERWLNTVQAPYKQGVWFEHSAHMVPWEEPGKTLLSLVQIVRPLAR, translated from the coding sequence ATGCGCGCACTCGTCTGCTTGACCCTGCTGCTGTCCGCCACCCCGTCTGCATTCGCCCAATCCTGCCCGGACACCTCGGCGCTGGAACCGGCGCGCGCGGTGGTACGCGACCTGCAGCGGATCACCACGCCGAACGGCATCCAGGAACAGTACGCCACGCCGATCGGCGGGGTGAAGCAGTGGCTCACGATCCGCGGCGAGGACCGGGCCAACCCGGTGATCCTGTTCGTACACGGTGGCCCGGCCAGCCCGGTGACGCCGAGCGTGTGGCAGTTCCAGCGACCGCTGGAGGAGTACTTCACGGTGGTGGACTGGGACCAGCGCGGTGCAGGCAAGACCTACGCGGAGGCGTCGCCGGACGCGATCGCGCCGACGCTGACCATTGAACGCTACGTGGAAGATGCCATCGAGGTGGCCGAGCACCTGCGCACGCACCTGGGCCAGCGCAAGGTGATCTTGATGGCGCACAGCTGGGGCACGATCGTGGCGATGCAGGCGGCGTTGAAACGGCCGGACCTGTTCCACGCGTACGTTGGGATCGGGCAGATCATCAACCAGGTGGAGAACGAGAAGATCAGTTTCGATTACGGACTGGCGCAGGCGAAGGCACACGGCAACGCCAAGGCGGTGGCCGAACTGGAGGCGATCGCGCCGTACCCGGGCAACACGCCGATCACGCGCGAGCGGATCATCACGGCGCGCACGTGGCCGCAGTACTACGGGGGGCTGACGGCCTACCGCGATGACTCCAAATATTACTTCGGCGCGGCCAGGCTCTCGCCCGATTACACGGACGCCGACCGCTGCAACATCGACAAGGGCAGCGTGCTGTCGCTGGGGCCGTTGCTGCCGCAGATGCTGAAGGTGGATTTCAACCCGATCACCCGCTTCCCGATCCCGGTGGTGATGTTCATGGGCCGCCACGACTACACCACGCCCACCGCGCCGACCGAGCGCTGGTTGAACACCGTGCAGGCGCCGTACAAGCAGGGCGTGTGGTTCGAACATTCGGCGCACATGGTCCCGTGGGAAGAGCCGGGCAAGACGCTGTTGAGCCTGGTGCAGATCGTGCGCCCGCTCGCGCGGTAA
- a CDS encoding M14 family zinc carboxypeptidase, producing the protein MSRPITWVVGALWLLAAPAFAQSAYFFPQGGDFDPAIPTPQQFLGYEIGSRYTRHDQLVAYFNELARHSDKIKVEQIGSSYEGRPLLIATVTSAQNQQQLETLRRQHVTLADPAQPLSAAGNSPVVVWLGYSVHGNETSSGEAALLTAYYLVANRSADTAKWLQQAVVLFDPAQNPDGRDRAASWHNAYASSPASADPADKEHVEPFPQGRTNHYFTDLNRDWLALTQQDTRPKIAYFHQWYPNVQIDFHEMGKDSTYYFEPSPASMHSPLLPASSYAFNKTLAKYHAQALDALGSLYYTGENFDNFSPVYGSTYPDFHGAVGVTVEQASSRGRVQESVNGLLTFPFTIRNQVATGLGTVRGAVTERDGLLKLQKEFFQSAVKQANQQPLKAFVFGDANDPGLTRRLLDLLLQHQITVQALSKAVTVDGQRFEPGSAYVVPTAQPQFRLVHSIFAETPPIKGDVFYGSTSYAIAPAYGVAFAGSRSRVDGGERITSLPSARGGVSGGQAGYAYVFDWRDYNASRALYALQAKGVLTRAAFQPFTAATASGEQAFARGSVVVPVAGQTLAGAALLAAVDEAARSSGVQVHALASGQSRSGIDLGSDSVKSLRRPAVALVMGEGVSATEIGSAWFLLDQQVQLPASKLDPAQLGKVNLDRYTTIVLAGGTYSGVDATAVAALKRWINAGGSLVTYGSAAKWAIEQKLSDEVLGAEEKEPEGARRAFGDQRDIAAIERVSGNILSADVDTSHPLGFGLPRTQLAINKENGISFKPSRNAFSTVVRIDESPRVNGYLSEANRSRVAGTAWLLVSPQGQGNVVLFADDPAHRKYWHGTERLLLNAVFFGNLLNPTKPRG; encoded by the coding sequence TTGTCGCGCCCCATCACCTGGGTGGTGGGGGCGCTGTGGCTGCTGGCCGCGCCGGCGTTCGCACAGAGCGCCTATTTCTTCCCGCAGGGCGGCGATTTCGATCCGGCCATTCCCACCCCGCAGCAGTTCCTGGGTTACGAGATCGGCAGCCGCTACACCCGGCACGACCAACTGGTGGCCTACTTCAACGAGCTGGCCAGACACTCCGACAAGATCAAGGTCGAGCAGATCGGCAGCAGCTACGAAGGCCGCCCGTTGCTGATCGCCACCGTCACCTCGGCGCAGAACCAGCAGCAGCTGGAAACCCTGCGCCGCCAGCACGTGACCCTGGCCGACCCGGCGCAGCCGTTGTCGGCGGCCGGCAACAGCCCGGTGGTGGTGTGGCTGGGCTACAGCGTGCACGGCAATGAAACCTCCAGTGGCGAAGCCGCGCTGCTCACCGCGTACTACCTGGTGGCCAACCGCAGTGCCGATACGGCCAAGTGGCTGCAGCAGGCGGTGGTGCTGTTCGACCCGGCGCAGAACCCGGACGGCCGCGACCGTGCGGCCAGTTGGCACAACGCCTATGCCTCGTCGCCGGCATCGGCCGATCCGGCCGACAAGGAGCACGTGGAGCCTTTCCCGCAGGGACGCACCAACCACTACTTCACCGACCTCAACCGCGACTGGCTGGCACTGACCCAGCAGGACACGCGGCCAAAGATCGCCTACTTCCACCAGTGGTATCCCAACGTCCAGATCGACTTCCACGAGATGGGCAAGGACAGCACCTACTACTTCGAACCGTCTCCGGCGAGCATGCACAGCCCGCTGTTGCCGGCGTCGTCGTACGCGTTCAACAAGACCCTGGCCAAGTACCACGCGCAGGCACTGGATGCGCTCGGCTCGCTGTACTACACCGGCGAGAATTTCGACAATTTCTCGCCGGTGTACGGCTCGACCTATCCGGACTTCCATGGTGCGGTCGGTGTCACGGTGGAACAGGCCAGCTCGCGTGGCCGCGTGCAGGAATCGGTCAATGGCCTGCTGACCTTCCCGTTCACCATCCGCAACCAGGTCGCCACCGGCCTGGGCACCGTGCGCGGTGCGGTGACCGAGCGCGACGGGCTGCTGAAGCTGCAGAAGGAATTCTTCCAGTCCGCCGTGAAGCAGGCCAACCAGCAGCCGCTGAAGGCGTTCGTGTTCGGCGATGCCAACGACCCGGGCCTGACCCGGCGCCTGCTCGACCTGCTGCTGCAGCACCAGATCACCGTGCAGGCGTTGAGCAAGGCGGTCACCGTGGACGGCCAGCGCTTCGAGCCGGGCAGTGCCTACGTGGTGCCCACCGCGCAGCCGCAGTTCCGCCTGGTGCATTCGATCTTCGCCGAGACCCCGCCGATCAAGGGTGACGTGTTCTACGGCAGCACCTCTTATGCCATCGCACCGGCCTACGGCGTGGCGTTCGCCGGCAGCCGCAGCCGTGTCGATGGCGGCGAGCGCATCACTAGCCTGCCGTCCGCCCGTGGTGGGGTGAGCGGTGGCCAGGCCGGCTATGCCTACGTGTTCGACTGGCGCGATTACAACGCCAGCCGCGCGCTGTACGCGCTGCAGGCCAAGGGTGTGCTGACCCGCGCCGCGTTCCAGCCGTTCACCGCCGCCACCGCGTCGGGTGAGCAGGCGTTCGCGCGCGGCAGCGTGGTGGTGCCGGTCGCCGGGCAGACGCTGGCGGGCGCCGCACTGCTCGCTGCCGTGGATGAAGCGGCGCGCAGCAGCGGCGTGCAGGTGCACGCCCTGGCCAGTGGGCAGAGCCGCAGCGGCATCGACCTGGGCAGCGACAGCGTCAAATCGCTGCGCAGGCCGGCAGTGGCGCTGGTGATGGGCGAGGGCGTGAGCGCCACCGAGATCGGTTCGGCGTGGTTCCTGCTCGACCAGCAGGTGCAGCTGCCGGCCAGCAAGCTGGACCCGGCGCAGCTGGGCAAGGTCAACCTGGACCGCTACACCACCATCGTGCTGGCCGGCGGTACCTACAGCGGCGTGGATGCCACGGCGGTGGCCGCGCTCAAGCGCTGGATCAACGCCGGCGGTTCGCTGGTGACCTACGGCAGCGCGGCCAAGTGGGCGATCGAGCAGAAGCTCAGCGATGAAGTGCTGGGCGCCGAAGAGAAGGAGCCCGAGGGTGCGCGCCGCGCGTTCGGCGACCAGCGCGACATCGCCGCCATCGAGCGGGTGAGCGGCAACATCCTCAGCGCCGACGTGGACACCAGCCACCCGCTCGGCTTCGGCCTGCCGCGCACCCAGCTGGCGATCAACAAGGAAAACGGGATCAGCTTCAAGCCCAGCCGCAATGCGTTCTCGACCGTGGTGCGCATTGACGAGTCACCGCGGGTGAACGGCTACCTGTCCGAGGCCAACCGCAGCCGCGTGGCCGGCACCGCCTGGCTGCTGGTGTCGCCGCAGGGGCAGGGCAACGTGGTGCTGTTCGCCGATGACCCGGCGCATCGCAAGTACTGGCACGGCACCGAGCGGCTGCTGTTGAACGCGGTGTTCTTCGGCAACCTGCTCAATCCGACCAAGCCGCGCGGGTAA
- a CDS encoding DEAD/DEAH box helicase, whose translation MSFENLGLAPFLLRALSEQGYENPTPIQEQAIPLALEGRDLLAGAQTGTGKTAAFGLPLLQHLGTNPQAVNGPRKPRALVLAPTRELATQVHDSLRGYSKYLRIPSACIYGGVGMGNQFDVLRRGVDLLVACPGRLIDHLERRSVDLSGIEILVLDEADRMLDMGFLPSIKKILAKLPRQNRQTLLFSATFEESIKQLALEFMRDPAQIQVTPKNTVAESIKHCVHPVDGPRKRDLLLHLLAQDSREQTLVFGRTKHGCDKLATFLEKSGIKTAAIHGNKSQGQRLRALGDFKAGRVTVLVATDIAARGIDINELPKVINYDLPMVPEDYVHRIGRTGRNGSTGQAISLVAQDEAKLLRQIVRLLDKDMDIRDVPGFEPQTPIRWGNSAPGKAEVPGGDRSPRKHARRPHGEAPRHAHAGAKTGGGQRDGAGRGASRGAGNGAPRGGAPSGQRRGGGGGGGGGRGPGGGNRAG comes from the coding sequence ATGTCTTTTGAAAACCTGGGCCTTGCCCCGTTCCTGCTGCGCGCGTTGTCCGAGCAGGGCTATGAAAACCCCACCCCGATCCAGGAGCAGGCGATCCCGCTGGCCCTGGAAGGCCGCGACCTGCTGGCCGGCGCGCAGACCGGTACCGGCAAGACCGCTGCGTTCGGCCTGCCGCTGCTGCAGCACCTGGGCACCAACCCGCAGGCCGTGAACGGCCCGCGCAAGCCGCGTGCGCTGGTGCTGGCCCCGACCCGCGAACTGGCTACCCAGGTGCATGACAGCCTGCGCGGCTACAGCAAGTACCTGCGCATTCCCAGCGCCTGCATCTACGGCGGCGTCGGCATGGGCAACCAGTTCGACGTGCTGCGCCGTGGCGTGGACCTGCTGGTGGCCTGCCCGGGCCGCCTGATCGACCACCTGGAGCGTCGCAGCGTCGACCTGTCGGGCATCGAGATCCTGGTGCTGGACGAAGCCGACCGCATGCTGGACATGGGCTTCCTGCCGTCGATCAAGAAGATCCTCGCCAAGCTGCCGCGCCAGAACCGCCAGACCCTGCTGTTCTCGGCGACCTTCGAAGAGAGCATCAAGCAGCTGGCCTTGGAGTTCATGCGCGATCCGGCGCAGATCCAGGTCACCCCGAAGAACACGGTCGCCGAATCCATCAAGCACTGCGTGCACCCGGTTGACGGCCCGCGCAAGCGTGACCTGCTGCTGCACCTGCTGGCCCAGGACAGCCGCGAGCAGACCCTGGTGTTCGGCCGTACCAAGCACGGCTGCGACAAGCTGGCCACGTTCCTGGAGAAGTCGGGCATCAAGACCGCGGCGATCCACGGCAACAAGAGCCAGGGCCAGCGCCTGCGTGCGCTGGGCGACTTCAAGGCCGGCCGCGTGACCGTGCTGGTGGCCACCGACATCGCCGCGCGCGGTATCGACATCAACGAACTGCCGAAGGTCATCAACTACGACCTGCCGATGGTGCCGGAAGATTACGTGCACCGTATCGGCCGTACCGGCCGCAACGGCTCGACCGGCCAGGCGATCTCGCTGGTGGCCCAGGACGAAGCCAAGCTGCTGCGCCAGATCGTGCGCCTGCTGGACAAGGACATGGACATCCGCGACGTGCCGGGCTTCGAGCCGCAGACCCCGATCCGCTGGGGCAACAGCGCGCCGGGCAAGGCCGAAGTGCCGGGTGGCGATCGTTCGCCGCGCAAGCACGCGCGCCGTCCGCATGGCGAGGCCCCGCGCCACGCCCATGCCGGTGCCAAGACCGGCGGCGGCCAGCGTGACGGTGCTGGTCGCGGTGCAAGCCGTGGTGCCGGCAACGGTGCGCCGCGCGGTGGTGCGCCGTCGGGCCAGCGCCGTGGCGGTGGTGGCGGTGGTGGCGGCGGTCGCGGTCCGGGCGGCGGCAACCGCGCCGGCTGA
- the queD gene encoding 6-carboxytetrahydropterin synthase QueD has protein sequence MEIFKVFTLEAAHHLPNVPAGHKCARLHGHSFRVELKVEGEPGEHTGWIMDFGDVKAAFQPIYDRLDHHYLNDIPGLENPTSERLAIWIWNELKPALPALSEVTVHETCTSGCRYRG, from the coding sequence ATGGAAATCTTCAAAGTCTTTACCCTCGAAGCGGCCCACCACCTGCCCAACGTGCCGGCGGGCCACAAGTGCGCGCGCCTGCACGGCCACTCGTTCCGGGTGGAGCTGAAGGTCGAGGGCGAGCCGGGCGAACACACCGGCTGGATCATGGATTTCGGCGACGTCAAAGCGGCCTTCCAGCCGATCTACGACCGCCTGGACCACCATTACCTCAACGACATCCCCGGCCTGGAAAACCCGACCAGCGAACGCCTGGCGATCTGGATCTGGAACGAGCTCAAGCCCGCCCTGCCGGCGCTGAGCGAGGTGACGGTGCACGAGACCTGCACCTCCGGCTGCCGCTACCGCGGCTGA